In one Hippocampus zosterae strain Florida chromosome 10, ASM2543408v3, whole genome shotgun sequence genomic region, the following are encoded:
- the crk gene encoding adapter molecule crk, which translates to MAGNFDAEDRTSWYWGRLSRQEAVSLLQGQRHGVFLVRDSITSPGDYVLSVSENSKVSHYIINSISNNRQSGPASLSHPRFRIGDQEFDALAALLEFYKIHYLDTTTLIEPINKSKHTSFISVGPGGAPPPRLEDEYVRALFDFPGNDDEDLPFRKGDILRVLEKPEEQWWNAQNSEGRAGMIPVPYVEKYRPTSPNSAVASSAPAGCPPGGLGMLGNSDGSAAHPGAPLMGDPSQYAQPTPLPNLQNGPVFARAIQKRVPNAYDKTALALEVGDMVKVTKINVNGQWEGECKGKRGHFPFTHVKLLDQHNAEDELS; encoded by the exons ATGGCCGGAAATTTTGACGCGGAGGACCGCACCAGTTGGTACTGGGGTCGCCTAAGCAGGCAGGAGGCTGTGTCGCTTTTGCAGGGGCAGAGGCACGGTGTGTTTCTGGTGCGGGACTCCATCACCAGCCCGGGCGACTACGTGCTCTCGGTTTCGGAGAACTCCAAGGTCTCGCATTATATCATCAATAGCATTAGCAACAACCGACAATCCGGTCCAG CAAGTTTGTCACATCCAAGGTTTCGAATTGGTGACCAGGAGTTTGACGCGCTCGCTGCTTTGCTAGAGTTCTACAAAATCCACTACTTGGACACAACCACCCTAATTGAACCCATCAACAAGTCCAAACACACGTCCTTTATCAGTGTCGGCCCAGGTGGTGCCCCTCCACCTCGCCTCGAGGATGAGTATGTCAGAGCGCTTTTTGATTTCCCTGGCAACGATGACGAGGATCTCCCATTTCGTAAGGGTGATATCCTCCGCGTTCTTGAGAAACCCGAAGAGCAGTGGTGGAACGCTCAGAACTCTGAAGGCCGAGCAGGGATGATCCCGGTGCCGTATGTGGAGAAGTACCGTCCAACGTCTCCAAATTCAGCAGTTGCTTCCAGTGCACCTGCTGGTTGTCCGCCAGGAGGCCTGGGGATGTTGGGGAACTCTGACGGATCTGCAGCCCACCCCGGAGCACCACTAATGGGAGATCCCAGCCAGTATGCGCAACCTAccccactcccaaatctccagAATGGACCTGTCTTTGCCAGGGCCATACAGAAGAGGGTGCCCAATGCGTATGACAAGACCGCCTTGGCTTTGGAG GTGGGCGACATGGTGAAAGTgactaaaataaatgtgaacgGCCAGTGGGAGGGTGAATGTAAAGGCAAACGTGGCCATTTTCCCTTCACGCACGTCAAACTGCTGGACCAGCACAACGCCGAGGATGAACTCAGCTGA
- the ywhae1 gene encoding LOW QUALITY PROTEIN: tyrosine 3-monooxygenase/tryptophan 5-monooxygenase activation protein, epsilon polypeptide 1 (The sequence of the model RefSeq protein was modified relative to this genomic sequence to represent the inferred CDS: substituted 1 base at 1 genomic stop codon), with protein sequence MAERDECVYRAKLAEQAERYDEMVVFMKNVAGMDVELTVEERNLLSVAYKNVIGARRASWRIISSIEQRDESKGEEEKLKMVREYRKTVEDELKSICGDILEALERHLLPSAVAGESKVFXNKMKGDYHRYLAEFATGNGRKEAAEQSLVAYKTATDLATTELPPTHPIRLGLALNFSVFYYEILNSPDRACRLAKAAFDDAIAELDTLSEDSYKDSTLIMQLLRDNLTLWTSDMQGEGEEQTTEALQDVEDEAQT encoded by the exons ATGGCTGAGCGAGATGAATGCGTTTACCGGGCAAAACTCGCTGAGCAGGCCGAGCGATATGACG AGATGGTGGTGTTTATGAAGAATGTGGCGGGCATGGATGTGGAGCTCACAGTGGAGGAGAGGAACCTACTATCAGTGGCTTACAAGAATGTGATTGGCGCTAGGAGAGCTTCCTGGAGGATAATCAGCAGCATTGAACAGCGAGATGAGAGCAAGGGTGAAGAAGAGAAATTGAAGATGGTCCGGGAGTACAGGAAAACG gttgAAGATGAGCTGAAGTCAATCTGTGGTGACATTCTGGAGGCGTTGGAAAGACACCTACTCCCCTCCGCTGTTGCTGGAGAGTCCAAAGTCTTCTagaacaaaat GAAGGGCGACTACCACCGGTACTTGGCAGAGTTTGCCACAGGCAATGGCAGAAAAGAAGCAGCCGAGCAGAGCCTGGTGGCCTACAAAACCGCTACTGATCTTGCCACGACAGAGCTGCCACCCACTCACCCCATTCGCCTTGGCCTCGCGCTCAACTTCTCCGTCTTCTACTATGAGATCCTCAACTCACCGGATCGTGCTTGCAG GTTGGCAAAGGCTGCGTTTGATGACGCAATTGCAGAACTGGACACGCTGAGTGAAGATAGCTACAAAGACTCCACACTTATCATGCAGTTGTTACGCGACAACCTGACATTATGGACTTCAGATATGCAGGGAGAAG GAGAAGAACAGACCACAGAAGCACTGCAGGATGTGGAGGACGAAGCACAGACTTAG